A window of Macrotis lagotis isolate mMagLag1 chromosome X, bilby.v1.9.chrom.fasta, whole genome shotgun sequence contains these coding sequences:
- the PRODH gene encoding proline dehydrogenase 1, mitochondrial — protein MKMTFYGQFVGGEDQEAIKPLIRHNQAFGVGSILDYGVEEDLSHEEAEQKEMDSCTAEAERDGQGASKREKQFQAHRAFGDRRDGVISARTYFYANEAKCDQHMETFLRCIDASSGAAADGFSAIKLTALGRPQFLLQFSEVLTKWKKFFHQIAAEQGQAGLPAMETKLEVTELQKSLENMGIATKAEIQGWFTGEMLGLSGTVDLLDWNSLIDNRTKLSKLLHVPNIQTGQLEPLLSHFTEEEDRQMKRMLQRIDILAKRAMEVGVRLMVDAEQTYFQPAISRLTLEMQRRFNTQKPVIFNTYQCYLKDAYDNVSVDIELARREGWCFGAKLVRGAYMAQERDRAAEVGYEDPINPTYEATNVMYHRCLNYVLEEIKHDGRTSVMVASHNEDTVRFTIQRMEELGLHPTDKKVYFGQLLGMCDQITFPLGQAGFPVYKYVPYGPVKEVLPYLSRRALENRGMMKGAQRERELLWKEFKRRLLGGDLFYRPVAC, from the exons ATGAAGATGACCTTCTATGGGCAGTTTGTGGGCGGCGAGGACCAGGAGGCCATCAAGCCTCTGATCCGGCACAACCAGGCCTTTGGGGTCGGCTCCATCCTGGATTATGGGGTGGAGGAGGATCTCAGTCACGAAGAGGCGGAGCAAAAGGAGATGGA CTCCTGCACCGCCGAGGCGGAGAGAGATGGCCAGG GTGCCAGTAAACGAGAGAAGCAATTCCAGGCCCATCGGGCCTTTGGGGACCGGAGGGACGGCGTCATCAGTGCCCGGACCTACTTCTATGCCAACGAGGCCAAGTGCGACCAGCACATGGAAACCTTCCTGCGCTGCATCGACGCTTCCA GTGGGGCCGCTGCCGACGGCTTCTCCGCCATCAAGCTCACGGCGCTGGGGCGCCCCCAGTTCTTG CTGCAGTTCTCCGAAGTGCTGACCAAGTGGAAGAAGTTCTTCCACCAGATCGCGGCTGAACAGGGCCAAGCAGGGCTTCCGGCCATGGAGACCAAACTGGAGGTGACGGAGCTGCAG AAGAGCCTGGAGAACATGGGCATCGCCACCAAGGCCGAGATCCAGGGCTGGTTCACTGGGGAGATGCTGGGGCTGTCTGG CACCGTGGACCTGTTGGACTGGAACAGCCTCATCGACAACCGCACCAAGCTCTCCAAGCTCCTCCATGTACCCAATATCCAG ACTGGCCAGCTGGAGCCCCTCCTGTCCCACTTCACGGAGGAGGAAGACCGTCAGATGAAGAGGATGCTCCAGAGGATAGATATCCTAGCCAAG AGGGCCATGGAGGTCGGAGTGCGTCTGATGGTGGACGCGGAGCAGACGTACTTCCAGCCGGCCATCAGCCGCCTCACCCTGGAGATGCAGCGCAGATTTAACACTCAGAAGCCTGTGATCTTCAACACATACCAATGCTACCTGAAG GACGCCTACGACAACGTGTCTGTAGACATCGAGTTGGCCCGTCGGGAAGGCTGGTGTTTCGGAGCCAAACTGGTAAGGGGAGCCTACATGGCACAGGAGCGTGACCGGGCAGCAGAAGTGGGTTACGAGGACCCCATCAACCCAACCTATGAGGCCACCAACGTGATGTATCATAG GTGCCTCAACTATGTCTTAGAAGAGATCAAGCACGATGGCCGGACCAGCGTCATGGTGGCCTCTCACAACGAGGACACAGTCCGGTTCACCATCCAGAG GATGGAAGAGCTCGGCCTGCACCCCACAGACAAGAAGGTCTACTTTGGCCAGCTCCTGGGCATGTGCGATCAGATCACCTTCCCCCTGG GCCAAGCCGGCTTTCCCGTCTACAAATACGTCCCGTACGGCCCCGTCAAGGAGGTGCTGCCCTATCTGTCCCGCCGGGCCCTAGAGAACCGTGGGATGATGAAGGGCGCGCAGCGTGAGCGGGAACTGCTGTGGAAGGAGTTCAAGCGGAGGCTGCTTGGTGGCGACCTCTTCTACAGGCCTGTGGCCTGCTGA